The genomic segment TCCTGATCTAAAATCCTTAACTTTGTTCTGTGCATCGTTTTGTCAGTTGCCAATGGTAACTTTTCTGTGTCCAAAACTAATGTTCTATAAAGAGCTAACATCACTCATCCCTTGGTATGGACCACTCGTCCTGCTAAATAACATCTTACGTATTCACCGATCTGAAGGATCGCATCACCGATTTTTACGTGAGGCGTAAACGAATTCCGCGTTCAGTTCAACTGGCAACCTGAAGAGGAAACAGGACAAGAACGGGGCAGTACCCAAGCAAGAGGGGGACGGGGTTTGCAGCGCGGCCATCGGCGGCCTGCAGAGCAGCGTCTCAGGACTGCAGGGATGGCAGTGAGGGCGGGCTCCAGAGGAACGTGGGTAAGAGGTCCGCGGGGCTCGCCGCGGGAGCGGGGTGCGCGGGCGCCTCTCCCGGGTGCGTCCGCGCCTGCGCAAAGTGCGCGCCCTGCCGGAAGGCCCTGCGGCTCCGCCTGGGGCCGGGCGGCCGCTCCCCCGAGTGCACCCTCTTGTGCTGGTTGAGGTGGCCGATCTGGATGAAGGTCTTCCGGCACTCCTTGCACTCGTAGGGCTTCTTCCCGGAGTGGATCCTCTGGTGGACGCTCAGGGACTGCCGGTGGCTGAAGGCCTTGCCGCAGGCGCTGCACTCGTACGGCTTCTCGCCGGTGTGGCTCCGGCGGTGGCAGGTGAGGGACGACTTGGTCTTGAAGGCCTTCCCGCACTCGGCGCAGCCGTGGGGCCTCTGGCCCGTGTGCAGCCGCTGGTGCTGCGTGCAGGACGAGTTGTCGCCGAAGGccttcccgcactgcaggcactTGTAGGGCTTCTCCCCGGTGTGGACGCGCTGGTGCTGCACCAGGTGCGTGGTCTGGCTGAAGGCCTTCCCGCACTCCTTGCACTCGTAGGGCTTCTCCCCCGTGTGCGTCTTCTGATGCTGGGCCAGGTGGGCCTTCTGGGTGAAGGCCTTGCTGCACACCTTGCAGGCGTAGGGCTTCTCCCCGGTGTGGATGCGCTGGTGGGTGGCCAGCTGCGAGCTGATGCTGAAGGCCTTGCCGCAGTCCGCGCACGCGAAGGGCTTCTCCCCGGTGTGGATCCGCAGGTGGCTGGCCAGGTGGATGTTCTGCCTGAAGGCCTTCCCGCACTCCTTGCACCGGAAGGGCTTCTCCCCCGAGTGCACGCGCTGGTGCTGCGTGAGGGAGGCGTGGTGGCTGAAGGCCTTGCGACACACCTCGCACGCGTAGGGCTTCTCCCCGGTGTGGATGCGCTGGTGCATGGTCAGCGACGAGCCGTAGCGGAAGCACTTGCCGCACGCCTCGCACTTGTACGGCTTCTCCCCGGTGTGGATCCGCCGGTGCTGGTTCAGCCCGATGTGGTCGCTGAAGGCTTTCCCGCAGTCCAGGCAGTCGAAGGGCTTCTCCCCGGTGTGGTAGTACCTCCAGTGGCGGACGAGCGACGTGTTCTGGATGAAGGCCTTCCCGCAGTCCAGGCACTCGTAGGGCTTCTTGCCCGTGTGGCACCGCTGGTGGCGCGCGAAGGAAGAGCCGTCGCTGAAGGCCTTGCCGCACTCCTTACACTTGTACGGCTTCTCGCCCGTGTGGATCCTCTGGTGGACGGTGAGCGACGAGCTCTGTGTGAAGGTTTTCTTGCATTCCTGACATTTGAAGAGTTTTTTCCCTGTGTAGATTCCCGCATCTTTTATCAGCACTGAGTTTGGGGGCAAAGCTTTCTTAACCGAGTCAGGGCGGTGGCCTCCCTCTTCCGAGATGTCCAGGTGGAACCATCTACCTGGTTTGTTATACCGACACACTCTCTCTTCAGAGAAGGTGCTGTGGTGAGCGACTGCCTCCTGCCCGAGTCTTGTCTCCTGACCTGCCAGCTTCCTTTCAAACAAACGGTCAGCGTCCCACCTTTCTCTGAGCGAGGAACACTCTACGTTAATGTCTGAAATTCTGTCTGTTACCACTTCAGCAAAAGAACTCTGCTTTGAAAGTAACTCCTGAGTTTCCTGTACACACTGCTGGCCTGAAAGATAGAAGGAAGACACACAACAGAACACTTCCTTTACGGAACGCTGCGGAAAAGCAGAATCTGAGAAAACGGAAACTGTGGAGAAACTCACTGATGAGTCAAACCCGAATGATATAACTAAACCCCACTACTCACAAACACGGAATAGTGAACTCACTTGTGAATGAATCCCATATAAATTCACTAAACGGTGCACCTCTACACGCAGGAaactgaactcactgctgaatgaaactctgatgaaatcaataaactgtgtaactctgacacgcgggaaagtgaactcactgctgaacgaaactgggaatgaaatcaataaattgtgcatCACTGATacctgggaaagtgaactcaatctgaatgaaactgtgcacctctgacactcgggaaagtgagcTCATTGGTGAAttaaaccctgatgaaatcaataaactgtgcacctctgacactccagAAACTgtactcactgctgaatgaaaccgagatgaaatcaataaactgcgcAACTcggacacttgggaaagtgaattCACCTCTAAATGAAACGGTGTATTTCcacaatcgggaaagtgaactcaccggaaaaacACACACCgatgaaatcaataaacagtGCAACTCTGACACGCGGGAAAGGGAACTCAGCGGAGAATAAAAACCTGATGgaatcaacaaactgtgcaacttGACACGAGGGAAAGTGAACCCACGGATGAATgataccctgaagaaatcaataaactgtccAACTCTGACGCTCGGGCAAGGGAACTCAGCGGAGAATGAAACGCTGCTGGAATCAATAAACTCTGCAACTTGACACGAGGGAAAGTAAACTGACTGGGGAAAGAAACCTTAATCGAATCAATAAACGCTGTACCTCTGACACTCAGAAAAGTGAACTCACAACAGAGAGAAAGCCTGATGAAAGCAATAAAATGTCCAACGCTGACACTCAAggaagtgaactcactgctcaatgaaaccATGATGAAAACATACACTGTGCAGCACACACACTCAGGAAAGTGTAGAGTAAGGATTCAAAACTCAGATGACATCAGTGAGATGGGAACGTCTGATACTCGGGAGAGTGagctcactgctgaaagaaagcCTGATGAAAAccatcaactgtgcacctctgacactcgggaatgtgaactcactgccggatcgaaccctgatggaatcaataaactgtgcacctctgacgctcgggaaagggaactcaccggagaatgtcaccctgaagaaatcaataagctgtgcacctctgacactccggaaagtgaactcactgctgaatgaaacagagatgaaagcaatcaactgtgtaactctaacacgcgggaaagtgaactcactgctgaaagaaaccctgaaggaatcaataaagtgtgcacgtctgacacgcaggaaagagaactcacagctccatggaaccatgatggaatcaatcaactgtgcacctctaacactcggcaaagtgaactcactgctcaatgaaacactgaagaatcaataaactgtgcacctctaacactcaggaaagtgaactcaccggagaatgaaacccttaagaatcaataaaccgtacacctccgacactcgggaaagtgaagtcagtgctggatgacaccctgaagaaatcaatcaactgtgcacctcggacacgcgggaaagtgaactcactgctcaatgcatcgctgatggaatcaatcaagtgtgcacctctgacgctggggaagGTGAACTCACACCGGAATGAAAccgtgaggaaacaataaactgtacacctctcacactcgggatagtgaactcactgctgaacgaaaccctgaatgaaatcaataaactgcaacgctgacacttgggaaagtgaactcactgctgaatgaaaccctgaatgaaatcaataaactgtgcaacgctgacacttgggaaagtgaactcactgctgaatgaaaccctgatgaaatcaatatactgtgcacctcggaaaatcgggtaagtgaactcaccggaaaaagaaaccgggatgaaacaataaactgtgcacctctgacagtccggagagtgaactcgccggagaatgaaactctgatgaaacaatgaactgtgcacctctcacactcgggaaagtgaactcacagctgaatcaaaccgtgatgaaaaaataaactgtgaacctctcacactcgggaaagtgaactcactaatgaatggaaccctgatgaaatcaagaaactgtgcacctctgccatcaggaaagtgaactcacggctcaatgaagcccagacgaaaacaccaaactgtgcacctctgacactcgggaacgtgaagtcaccggagacagaaaccctgatgaaatcaataaagtgtgcacctgtgacactagagaaagtgaactcactgctaaatgaaactgtaatggaaccagtaaactgggcacctccgacactcgggaaagtgaactcactgctgaaggaaaccgcgagtgaaatcaataaattgtgcacctctgacactggagaaagtgaactcactgctgaaagaaacccggatgaaaacgataaactgtgcacctctgacactcgggaatgtgaactcacctctgaatgaaactgtgcacctctgacaatcgggaaagtgaactcaccggagaaagacaactgcggaaatcaacaaactgtgcaactctgacacgcaggaaacaGAACTCGctcttgaatgaaaccctgatgaaaacgataaactgtgcacctctgacactcgggtatgtgaactcactgcctcatcgaaccctgatggaatcaataaactgtgcacctctgacgctcgggaaagggaactcaccggagaatgtcaccctgaagaaatcaataagctgtgcacctctgacactccggaaagtgaactcactgctgaatgaaacagagatgaaatcaataaactgtgtaactctaacacgcgggaaagtgaactcactgctgaaagaaaccctgaaggaatcaataaagtgtgcacgtctgacacgcgggaaagagaactcacagctccacggaaccatgatggaatcaatcaactgtgcacctctaacactcggcaaagtgaactcactgctcaatgaaacactgaagaatcaataaactgtgcacctctaacactcaggaaagtgaactcaccggagaatgaaacccttaagaatcaataaaccgtacacctccgacactcgggaaagtgaagtcagtgctggatgacaccctgaagaaatcaatcaactgtgcacctcggacacgcgggaaagtgaactcactgctcaatgcatcgctgatggaatcaatcaggtatgcacctctgacgctggggaaggtgaactcacacctgaatgaaaccgtgaggaaacaataaactgtacacctctcacactcgggatagtgaactcactgctgaacgaaaccctgaatgaaatcaataaactgcaacgctgacacttgggaaagtgaactcactggctgaatgaaaccctgaatgaaatcaataaactgtgcaacgctgacacttgggaaagtgaactcactgctgaatgaaaccctgatgaaatcaatatactgtgcacctcggaaaatcgggtaagtgaactcaccggaaaaagaaaccgggatgaaacaataaactgtgcacctctgacagtccggagagtgaactcgccggagaatgaaactctgatgaaacaatgaactgtgcacctctcacactcgggaaagtgaactcactaatgaatggaaccctgatgaaatcaagaaactgtgcacctctgccatcaggaaagtgaactcacggctcaatgaagcccagacgaaaacaccaaactgtgcacctctgacactcgggaacgtgaagtcaccggagacagaaaccctgatgaaatcaataaagtgtgcacctgtgacactagagaaagtgaactcactgctaaatgaaactgtaatggaaccagtaaactgtgcacctccgacactcgggaaagtgaactccactgctgaaggaaacctcgagtgaaatcaataaattgtgcacctctgacactggagaaagtgaactcactgctgaaagaaacccggatgaaaacgataaactgtgcacctctgacactcgggaatgtgaactcacctctgaatgaaactgtgcacctctgacaatcgggaaagtgaactcaccggagaaagacaactgcggaaatcaacaaactgtgcaactctgacacgcaggaaagtgaactcactcttgaatgaaaccctgatgaaaacgataaactgtgcacctctgacagtcgggtatgtgaactcactgcctcatcgaaccctgatggaatcaataaactgtgcacctctgacgctcgggaaagggaactcaccggagaatgtcaccctgaagaaatcaataagctgtgcacctctgacactccggaaagtgaactcactgctgaatgaaacagagatgaaatcaataaactgtgtaactctaacacgcgggaaagtgaactcactgctgaaagaaaccctgaaggaatcaataaagtgtgcacgtctgacacgcgggaaagagaactcacagctccatggaaccatgatggaatcaatcaactgtgcacctctaacactcggcaaagtgaactcactgctcaatgaaacactgaagaatcaataaactgtgcacctctaacactcaggaaagtgaactcaccggagaatgaaacccttaagaatcaataaaccgtacacctccgacactcgggaaagtgaagtcagtgctggatgacaccctgaagaaatcaatcaactgtgcacctcggacacgcgggaaagtgaactcactgctcaatgcatcgctgatggaatcaatcaagtgtgcacctctgacgctgggggaaggtgaactcacacctgaaatgaaaccgtgaggaaacaataaactgtacacctctcacactcgggatagtgaactcactgctgaacgaaaccctgaatgaaatcaataaactgcaacgctgacacttgggaaagtgaactcactgctgaatgaaaccctgaatgaaatcaataaactgtgcaacgctgacacttgggaaagtgaactcactgctgaatgaaaccctgatgaaatcaatatactgtgcacctcggaaaatcgggtaagtgaactcaccggaaaaagaaaccgggatgaaacaataaactgtgcacctctgacagtccggagagtgaactcgctggagaatgaaactctgatgaaacaatgaactgtgcacctctcacactcgggaaagtgaactcacagctgaatcaaaccgtgatgaaaaaataaactgtgaacctctcacactcgggaaagtgaactcactaatgaatggaaccctgatgaaatcaagaaactgtgcacctctgccatcaggaaagtgaactcacggctcaatgaagcccagacgaaaacaccaaactgtgcacctctgacactcgggaacgtgaagtcaccggagacagaaaccctgatgaaatcaataaagtgtgcacctgtgacactagagaaagtgaactcactgctaaatgaaactgtaatggaaccagtaaactgggcacctccgacactcgggaaagtgaactcactgctgaaggaaaccgcgagtgaaatcaataaattgtgcacctctgacactggagaaagtgaactcactggctgaaagaaacccggatgaaaacgataaactgtgcacctctgacactcgggaatgtgaactcacctctgaatgaaactgtgcacctctgacaatcgggaaagtgaactcaccggagaaagacaactgcggaaatcaacaaactgtgcaactctgacacgcaggaaacaGAACTCGctcttgaatgaaaccctgatgaaaacgataaactgtgcacctctgacactcgggtatgtgaactcactgcctcatcgaaccctgatggaatcaataaactgtgcacctctgacgctcgggaaaggaactcaccggagaatgtcaccctgaagaaatcaataagctgtgcacctctgacactccggaaagtgaactcactgctgaatgaaacagagatgaaatcaaataaactgtgtaactctaacacgcgggaaagtgaactcactgctgaaagaaaccctgaaggaatcaataaagtgtgcacgtctgacacgcgggaaagagaactcacagctccacggaaccatgatggaatcaatcaactgtgcacctctaacactcggcaaagtgaactcactgctcaatgaaacactgaagaatcaataaactgtgcacctctaacactcaggaaagtgaactcaccgggagaatgaaacccttaagaatcaataaaccgtacacctccgacactcgggaaagtgaagtcagtgctggatgacaccctgaagaaatcaatcaactgtgcacctcggacacgcgggaaagtgaactcactgctcaatgcatcgctgatggaatcaatcaggtatgcacctctgacgctggggaaggtgaactcacacctgaatgaaaccgtgaggaaacaataaactgtacacctctcacactcgggatagtgaactcactgctgaacgaaaccctgaatgaaatcaataaactgcaacgctgacacttgggaaagtgaactcactgctgaatgaaaccctgaatgaaatcaataaactgcaacgctgacacttgggaaagtgaactcactgctgaatgaaaccctgatgaaatcaatatactgtgcacctcggaaaatcgggtaagtgaactcaccggaaaaagaaaccgggatgaaacaataaactgtgcacctctgacagtccggagagtgaactcgccggagaatgaaactctgatgaaacaatgaactgtgcacctctcacactcgggaaagtgaactcactaatgaatggaaccctgatgaaatcaagaaactgtgcacctctgccatcaggaaagtgaactcacggctcaatgaagcccagacgaaaacaccaaactgtgcacctctgacactcgggaacgtgaagtcaccggagacagaaaccctgatgaaatcaataaagtgtgcacctgtgacactagagaaagtgaactcactgctaaatgaaactgtaatggaaccagtaaactgtgaACCTCCGACACtaaggaaagtgaactcactgctgaaggaaacctcgagtgaaatcaataaattgtgcacctctgacactgggagaaagtgaactcactgctgaaagaaacccggatgaaacgataaactgtgcacctctgacactcgggaatgtgaactcacctctgaatgaaactgtgcacctctgacaatcgggaaagtgaactcaccggagaaagacaatgcggaaatcaacaaactgtgcaactctgacacgcaggaaagaactcctcttgaatgaaaccctgatgaaaacgataaactgtgcacctctgacagtcgggtatgtgaactcactgctcatcgaaccctgatggaatcaataaactgtgcacctctgacgctcgggaaagggaactcaccggagaatgtcaccctgaagaaatcaataagctgtgcacctctgacactccggaaagtgaactcactgcctgactgtgctgaatgaaacagagaatgaaatcaataaactgtgtaactctaacacgctgaaggaatcaataaagtgtgcacgtctgacacgcgggaaagagaactcacagctccatggaaccatgatggaatcaatcaactgtgcacctctaacactcggaaagtgaactcactgctcaatgaaacactgaagaatcaataaactgtgcacctctaacactcaggaaagtgaactcaccggagaatgaaacccttaagaatcaataaaccgtacacctccgacactcgggaaagtgaagtcagtgctggatgacaccctgaagaaatcaatcaactgtgtCGGACAcgcggaaagtgaactcactgctcaatgatcgctgatggaatcaatcagtgtgcacctctgacgctggggaaggtgaactcacacctgaatgaaaccgtgaggaaacaataaactgtacacctctcacatcgggatagtgaactcactgctgaacgaaacctgaatgaaatcaataaactgcaacgctgacacttgggaaagtgaactcactgctgaatgaaaccctgaatgaaatcaataaactgtgcaacgctgacacttggaaagtgaactcactgctgaatgaaaccctgatgaaatcaatatactgtgcactcggaaaatcgggtaagtgaactcaccggaaaaagaaaccgggatgaaacaataaactgtgcacctctgacagtccggagagtgaactcgcggagaatgaaactctgatgaaacaatgaactgtgcacctctcacactcggaaAGTGAACCACAGCTGATAaactgatgaaaaaataaactgtgaactcTCACATCGGAAATAACTCACTAATGAATGAACCTGAtgaatcaagaaactgtgcacctctgcatcaggaaagtgaactcacggctcaatgaagcccagacgaaaacaccaaactgtgcacctctgacactcgggaacgtaagtcaccggagacagaaaccctgatgaaatcaataaagtgtgcacctgtgacactagagaaagtgaactcactgctaaatgaaactgtaatggaaccagtaaactggcacctccgacactcgggaaagtgaactcactgctgaaggaaacccgagtgaaatcaataaatgtgcacctctgacactggagaaagtgaactcactgctgaaagaacccgatgaaaacgataaactgtgcacctctgacactcggaatgtgaactcacctctgaatgaaactgtgcacctctgacaatcgggaaagtgaactcaccgagaagacaactgcggaaatcaaacaaactgtgcaactctgacacgcaggaaaagAACTCGCTCTTGAATGAAacctgatgaaaacgataaactgtgcacctctgacactcgggtatgtgaactcactgcctcatcgaaccctgatggaatcaataaactgtgcacctctgacgctcgggaaagggaactcaccggagaatgtcaccctgaagaaatcaataagctgtgcacctctgacactccggaaagtgaactcactgctgaatgaaacagagatgaaatcaataaactgtgtaactctaacacgcggggaaagtgaactcactgctgaaagaaacctgaaggaatcaataaagtgtgcacgtctgacactcgggaaagagaactcacagctccatggaaccatgatggaatcaatcaactgtgcacctctaacactcggcaaagtgaactcactgctcaatgaaacactgaagaatcaataaactgtgcacctctaacactcaggaaagtgaactcaccggagaatgaaacccttaagaatcaataaaccgtacacctccgacactcgggaaagtgaagtcagtgctggatgacaccctgaagaaatcaatcaactgtgcacctcggacacgcgggaaagtgaactcactgctcaatgatcgctgatggaatcaatcagtgtgcacctctgacgctggggaagGTGAACTCACACCCCTGAATGAAAccgtgaggaaacaataaactgtacacctctcacactcgggatagtgaactcactgctgaacgaaaccctgaatgaaatcaataaactgcaacgctgacacttgggaaagtgaactcactgctgaatgaaaccctgaatgaaatcaataaactgtgcaacgctgacacttgggaaagtgaactcactgctgaatgaaaccctgatgaaatcaatatactgtgcacctcggaaaatcgggtaagtgaactcaccggaaaaagaaaccgggatgaaacaataaactgtgcacctctgacagtccggagagtgaactcgccggagaatgaaactctgatgaaacaatgaactgtgcacctctcacactcgggaaagtgaactcacagctgaatcaaaccgtgatgaaaaaataaactgtgaacctctcacactcgggaaagtgaactcactaatgaatggaaccctgatgaaatcaagaaactgtgcacctctgccatcaggaaagtgaactcacggctcaatgaagcccagacgaaaacaccaaactgtgcacctctgacactcgggaacgtgaagtcaccggagacagaaaccctgatgaaatcaataaagtgtgcacctgtgacactagagaaagtgaactcactgctaaatgaaactgtattggaaccagtaaactgggcacctccgacactcgggaaagtgaactcactgctgaaggaaacctcgagtgaaatcaataaattgtgcacctctgacactggagaaagtgaactcactgctgaaagaaacccggatgaaaacgataaactgtgcacctctgacactcgggaatgtgaactcacctctgaatgaaactgtgcacctctgacaatcgggaaagtgaactcaccggagaaagacaactgcgaaatcaacaaactgtgcaactctgacacgcaggaaactgaactcactcttgaatgaaaccctgatgaaaacgataaactgtgcacctctgacactcgggtatgtgaactcactgcctcatcgaaccctgatggaatcaataaactgtgcacctctgacgctcgggaaagggaactcaccggagaatgtcaccctgaagaaatcaataagctgtgcacctctgacactccggaaagtgaactcactgctgaatgaaacagagatgaaatcaataaactgtgtaactctaaccgcgggaaagtgaactcactgctgaaagaaaccctgaaggaatcaataaagtgtgcacgtctgacacgcgggaaagaAACTCCACAGCTCCAcggaaccatgatggaatcaatcaactgtggGCACCTTAACACTCGGAAAGCTGAACTCACTGCtcatgaaacactgaagaatcaataactgtgcacctctaacctcaggtaagtgaactcaccggagaatgaaacccttaagaatcaataaaccgtacaccCTCCGACACGtcggaaagtgaagtcagtgctggatgaaCCCTGAAGAATCAATCAACTTGCACCGCTGCTAGCATCTCGACActgcgggaaagtgaactcactgctcaatgaactGTCATCGGAATCAATCAGGTGTGCACCTCTGACCGCtgggggaaagtgaactcactgtcTGAATGAAACCTGATGAAAATCAATactgtgcacctcggaaaatcgggtaagtgaactccggaaaaagaaaccgggatgaaacaataaactgtgcacctctgacactcggagAGTGaaactcgccggagaatgaaactctgatgaaacaatgaactgtgcacgctgctcacactcgggaaagtgaactcacagctgaatgcaaaccgtgatgaaaaaataaac from the Capra hircus breed San Clemente chromosome 18, ASM170441v1, whole genome shotgun sequence genome contains:
- the LOC102169045 gene encoding zinc finger protein 28 homolog yields the protein MLENYRNLASLGLCLSKPEMISSLEQRKEPWAVKRKSTSGKCPDLQTLLKTQELPSEKNLSEEALSQEQCTERPPERAVLGEGWAYAAVCEGQSGLVAVTAVATDVSQRPDPAGQSFCRSVVWADRHPGTGGHCASQPDLVSLLERRKAPWTADGELVRAPSSGQQCVQETQELLSKQSSFAEVVTDRISDINVECSSLRERWDADRLFERKLAGQETRLGQEAVAHHSTFSEERVCRYNKPGRWFHLDISEEGGHRPDSVKKALPPNSVLIKDAGIYTGKKLFKCQECKKTFTQSSSLTVHQRIHTGEKPYKCKECGKAFSDGSSFARHQRCHTGKKPYECLDCGKAFIQNTSLVRHWRYYHTGEKPFDCLDCGKAFSDHIGLNQHRRIHTGEKPYKCEACGKCFRYGSSLTMHQRIHTGEKPYACEVCRKAFSHHASLTQHQRVHSGEKPFRCKECGKAFRQNIHLASHLRIHTGEKPFACADCGKAFSISSQLATHQRIHTGEKPYACKVCSKAFTQKAHLAQHQKTHTGEKPYECKECGKAFSQTTHLVQHQRVHTGEKPYKCLQCGKAFGDNSSCTQHQRLHTGQRPHGCAECGKAFKTKSSLTCHRRSHTGEKPYECSACGKAFSHRQSLSVHQRIHSGKKPYECKECRKTFIQIGHLNQHKRVHSGERPPGPRRSRRAFRQGAHFAQARTHPGEAPAHPAPAASPADLLPTFLWSPPSLPSLQS